A genome region from Microbacterium profundi includes the following:
- a CDS encoding ATP-dependent DNA helicase gives MRVVSLPALSSEQQELYRLIEDTREHVFITGRAGTGKSTLLQYFAWNTEKQIAICAPTGVAALNVEGQTIHSLFRLPIGLIAESEIEQNDATRRILNAIDTLVIDEISMVNADLMDGMDRALRQARGRRAEPFGGVQVVMFGDPYQLAPVPPRGDELRYVQDHYRSFWFFDAKVWAGATMGESDGLIDLGRHGAELHVRELVQIHRQSDDGFKAMLNAVRYGRVTAEIAGVLNEQGARTPPEPEPGEVPMITLATRNDIVNNINRRHLAALAGKEQTARAEINGDFGRGDSSYPADAELKLKIGAQVMFLRNDVSMGGEPPRWVNGTIGTVKRILGGSVRVEIDGENVDVEPAVWERFRYSYDQNTKTLSRDVIAEFLQFPLRLAWAVTIHKSQGKTYDRAVIDLGGGAFAPGQTYVALSRLTSLDGLYLSRPLRPSDIRVDEDVRRFMREAWERASTPALRQAQGPNA, from the coding sequence ATGAGAGTCGTGTCTCTTCCCGCCCTCTCGTCCGAGCAGCAGGAGCTGTATCGGCTCATCGAGGACACCAGGGAGCATGTCTTCATCACCGGCCGTGCTGGTACGGGCAAGTCGACGCTGCTGCAGTACTTCGCCTGGAACACCGAGAAGCAGATCGCGATCTGCGCGCCGACCGGTGTCGCGGCGCTGAACGTCGAGGGGCAGACGATCCACTCGCTCTTCCGCCTGCCGATCGGTCTCATCGCCGAGAGCGAGATCGAGCAGAACGACGCCACCCGCCGCATCCTCAACGCCATCGACACGCTCGTGATCGACGAGATCTCGATGGTCAACGCCGACCTCATGGACGGCATGGACCGCGCGCTGCGGCAGGCGAGAGGCCGGCGAGCCGAGCCGTTCGGGGGCGTGCAGGTGGTCATGTTCGGCGACCCGTACCAGCTTGCCCCCGTGCCGCCGCGCGGCGATGAGCTGCGCTACGTGCAGGATCACTACCGCTCGTTCTGGTTCTTCGACGCGAAGGTGTGGGCCGGGGCGACGATGGGCGAATCCGACGGACTCATCGATCTCGGCAGACATGGCGCCGAGCTGCACGTGCGCGAGCTGGTGCAGATCCACCGGCAGTCCGATGACGGCTTCAAGGCGATGCTGAACGCCGTGCGCTACGGGCGGGTGACGGCGGAGATCGCCGGCGTCCTGAACGAGCAGGGTGCGCGCACACCTCCCGAGCCCGAACCCGGCGAGGTGCCGATGATCACGCTCGCCACCCGCAACGACATCGTCAACAACATCAACCGACGCCATCTCGCGGCGCTCGCCGGCAAGGAGCAGACAGCGCGGGCCGAGATCAACGGCGACTTCGGGCGCGGAGATTCCTCTTATCCTGCGGATGCCGAGCTCAAGCTCAAGATCGGTGCGCAGGTCATGTTCCTGCGCAATGACGTCTCCATGGGCGGCGAGCCGCCGCGCTGGGTGAACGGCACGATCGGCACGGTGAAGCGCATCCTCGGTGGATCGGTGCGCGTGGAGATCGACGGCGAGAACGTCGATGTCGAGCCGGCCGTGTGGGAGAGGTTCCGCTACTCCTACGATCAGAACACCAAGACGCTCAGCCGCGACGTGATCGCAGAGTTCCTGCAGTTCCCGCTGCGGCTGGCCTGGGCGGTCACGATCCACAAATCCCAGGGAAAGACCTACGATCGGGCGGTCATCGACCTCGGCGGCGGAGCGTTCGCACCAGGGCAGACCTATGTGGCGCTCTCGCGCCTGACCTCACTCGACGGCCTCTACCTCTCCAGGCCGCTGCGTCCGAGCGACATCAGGGTCGATGAGGATGTGCGCCGCTTCATGCGGGAAGCGTGGGAGCGGGCGTCTACGCCCGCCCTTCGACAGGCTCAGGGACCGAACGCCTAA
- a CDS encoding biliverdin-producing heme oxygenase, producing MAEILSFSAALRERSSSSHSRSEHAGFMSDLLKGEGSREDYAALVTQHFFIYEALEAAGERMRKDPVAAVFISDKLTRLPALEADLEFLIGPDWRGSITPLPTTQRYVDRINEVGATWVGGFVAHHYTRYLGDLSGGIFIGRVMQRRFGFETNGVGFYLFDDIADPNAFKDVYREQLDAAPWDAAERERVIDEVLLAYRFNTELFEDLDRVRVAA from the coding sequence ATGGCTGAAATCCTTTCCTTCTCCGCCGCCCTGCGCGAGCGCTCCTCGAGTTCGCACTCGCGCAGCGAGCACGCCGGGTTCATGTCCGACCTGCTCAAAGGCGAAGGCTCGCGTGAGGACTACGCAGCCCTCGTCACGCAGCACTTCTTCATCTACGAGGCCCTGGAAGCCGCCGGTGAGCGGATGCGCAAGGATCCGGTCGCCGCGGTGTTCATCAGCGACAAGCTGACTCGCCTTCCCGCCCTCGAGGCCGATCTCGAGTTCCTCATCGGCCCGGACTGGCGGGGCAGCATCACGCCACTGCCGACGACACAGCGCTACGTCGACCGCATCAACGAGGTCGGAGCGACCTGGGTGGGCGGCTTCGTCGCCCATCATTACACGCGCTACCTCGGCGACCTCTCCGGCGGCATCTTCATCGGGCGCGTCATGCAGCGCCGGTTCGGCTTCGAGACGAACGGCGTCGGCTTCTACCTGTTCGACGACATCGCCGATCCCAACGCCTTCAAGGACGTCTACCGCGAACAACTGGATGCCGCGCCTTGGGACGCAGCGGAGCGCGAGCGCGTGATCGACGAAGTGCTGCTGGCATACAGGTTCAACACCGAGCTGTTCGAAGATCTCGACAGGGTGCGCGTCGCAGCTTAG
- a CDS encoding DUF2470 domain-containing protein, translating into MPHIFESDVVAAILHHMNVDHADDNMLIARANTSASDVEITNAVMTDLDGYGGVWQITRAGIPEELRVPWPGGEISERPAVRREVVALYDAACERLGIEPRPH; encoded by the coding sequence GGCGATCCTCCACCACATGAACGTCGACCACGCCGACGACAACATGCTCATCGCGCGCGCCAACACCTCGGCATCCGATGTCGAGATCACGAATGCCGTGATGACCGACCTCGACGGCTACGGCGGCGTCTGGCAGATCACCCGCGCCGGCATCCCGGAAGAGCTTCGTGTCCCGTGGCCGGGCGGCGAGATCTCCGAGCGGCCGGCCGTGCGCCGGGAGGTCGTGGCGCTCTACGACGCCGCGTGCGAGAGGCTCGGCATCGAGCCACGGCCGCACTAG